Proteins encoded together in one Acanthochromis polyacanthus isolate Apoly-LR-REF ecotype Palm Island chromosome 12, KAUST_Apoly_ChrSc, whole genome shotgun sequence window:
- the gapdhs gene encoding glyceraldehyde-3-phosphate dehydrogenase 2 produces MSDLQVGINGFGRIGRLVLRACLKKGIKVVAINDPFIDLQYMVYMFKYDSTHGRYHGEVSTEDDKLVVDGNAISVFQCMKPAEIPWGKAGAKYVVESTGVFLSIDKATSHIQGGAQRVVVSAPSPDAPMFVMGVNEDKYDPSSMTIVSNASCTTNCLAPLAKVIHDNFGIEEALMTTVHAYTATQKTVDGPSAKAWRDGRGAHQNIIPASTGAAKAVGKVIPELNGKLTGMAFRVPVADVSVVDLTCRLSKPASYSEIKEAVKKAADGPMKGVLGYTEDQVVSSDFIGDTHSSIFDAGAGISLNDNFVKLISWYDNEFGYSCRVADLLNYMHSKE; encoded by the exons atgtCAGACCTCCAAGTTGGAATCAATGG ATTCGGTCGTATTGGCCGCCTGGTCCTGAGGGCCTGCCTTAAGAAAGGCATCAAAGTTGTAGCCATCAATGACCCCTTCATTGACTTGCAGTACATG GTCTACATGTTCAAGTATGACTCCACCCATGGCCGTTACCATGGTGAGGTCTCCACCGAAGATGACAAGCTTGTAGTCGACGGCAATGCCATCTCTGTTTTCCAGTG TATGAAGCCAGCTGAGATCCCCTGGGGAAAGGCTGGAGCTAAATATGTTGTTGAGTCCACTGGAGTCTTCCTCAGTATCGATAAGGCCACT TCTCACATCCAGGGCGGTGCACAGCGTGTGGTTGTGTCTGCCCCCTCACCTGATGCTCCAATGTTTGTCATGGGAGTTAATGAAGACAAATACGACCCATCCTCCATGACCATCGTCAG TAATGCCTCCTGTACCACCAACTGCCTGGCCCCCTTGGCTAAAGTCATCCACGATAACTTTGGCATCGAGGAGGCTCTCATG ACTACAGTTCATGCATACACAGCCACCCAGAAGACAGTGGATGGTCCCAGTGCCAAGGCTTGGCGGGATGGCCGTGGTGCCCACCAGAACATCATTCCAGCCTCCACTGGTGCTGCTAAGGCAGTGGGCAAAGTCATCCCTGAACTCAACGG TAAGCTGACAGGGATGGCATTCAGGGTGCCAGTGGCTGATGTGTCAGTAGTGGACCTGACATGCCGCCTTTCCAAGCCTGCATCTTACAGTGAAATTAAGGAAGCTGTCAAGAAGGCTGCAGACGGACCCATGAAGGGAGTGCTGGGTTACACCGAAGACCAG gtggtGTCCTCTGACTTCATTGGCGATACCCACTCCTCCATCTTTGATGCTGGTGCTGGCATCTCCCTCAATGACAACTTTGTCAAGCTCATTTCCTG GTATGATAATGAGTTTGGCTACAGCTGCCGTGTCGCTGACCTGCTAAACTACATGCACTCCAAGGAGTAG